A genomic window from Sulfurospirillum diekertiae includes:
- a CDS encoding NAD(P)H-dependent oxidoreductase yields MKNVLIINGHQYYEHVAEGKLTQFYIDTATEFFHKEGYAIKHSVVESDYSVKEEVEKFAWADIILFQFPTYWMGVPWMTKKYIDEIFSAGQGTVTYESDGRTRSDATKRYGSGGLMQGKTYMLSITYNCPTSEFSNKEGFFEGLSLDEANVATHKTFQFCGAEPLKTFSVHDIFKGDLDLAKEKVRFHAHLEKTFK; encoded by the coding sequence ATGAAAAATGTACTGATCATCAACGGTCATCAATACTATGAACATGTAGCAGAGGGAAAACTCACACAGTTTTACATCGATACGGCGACAGAATTCTTTCACAAAGAGGGCTATGCCATCAAGCACAGTGTTGTCGAGAGTGACTATAGCGTTAAAGAAGAAGTCGAAAAGTTTGCATGGGCCGATATTATCCTTTTTCAATTTCCAACGTATTGGATGGGCGTGCCTTGGATGACAAAAAAATATATCGATGAGATTTTTTCAGCAGGGCAAGGAACGGTGACGTATGAGAGTGATGGCAGAACCAGAAGTGATGCAACAAAACGTTATGGAAGTGGCGGTTTGATGCAAGGTAAAACGTATATGCTCTCCATCACCTATAACTGTCCAACGAGTGAATTTAGCAATAAAGAGGGCTTTTTTGAAGGGCTTAGCCTTGATGAAGCCAATGTTGCCACGCACAAAACCTTTCAATTTTGTGGCGCAGAACCTTTAAAAACTTTCTCAGTTCATGACATTTTCAAAGGTGATTTGGATTTAGCAAAAGAAAAAGTACGTTTTCACGCGCATTTAGAAAAAACCTTCAAATAA
- a CDS encoding thiamine-binding protein: MSVLMEFSMFPLEGEGSKSGDVARIVKMVHESGYSYKLTPMSTVVETPTMREALKLIEEAYALLEACGRVYACLKFDIRPNREDGMHQKIESVQNKLDCLITI, translated from the coding sequence ATGTCCGTTTTAATGGAATTTAGTATGTTCCCTCTAGAGGGAGAAGGCAGTAAAAGTGGTGATGTCGCACGCATCGTCAAAATGGTTCATGAAAGTGGTTATAGTTACAAGCTTACACCGATGAGTACGGTGGTTGAGACACCAACAATGCGTGAAGCGCTTAAACTGATTGAAGAGGCTTATGCGCTCTTAGAAGCCTGTGGACGCGTGTATGCCTGTTTGAAATTTGACATAAGACCCAACCGAGAAGATGGTATGCACCAAAAAATTGAATCCGTACAGAATAAACTCGACTGTCTTATTACCATTTAA
- a CDS encoding diacylglycerol kinase, protein MQTIGANNYNSSNHFGFSFQTSSGDVIDLSLYDDRSMSVSQEQSDTTQTTILSLSHAYGYQFHYKGNGIDANDQKEIDAAMKTIQPKLDEYFKTVQSSSSEDATTTNTAFDINTILPKTKDLNTQNYLNDSLLKSLDKILEQSHNQNEKMLQKAQKLFDRILKQQQGFDLYM, encoded by the coding sequence ATGCAAACCATAGGGGCAAATAATTACAACAGTTCAAACCATTTTGGTTTTTCATTTCAAACCAGCAGTGGTGATGTCATTGACCTTAGTTTGTATGATGATCGCTCAATGAGTGTTTCCCAAGAACAGAGTGATACCACGCAAACGACGATTCTGTCACTTTCTCATGCCTATGGCTATCAGTTTCATTACAAAGGAAATGGCATTGATGCTAACGATCAAAAAGAGATTGATGCTGCGATGAAAACCATTCAACCTAAACTGGACGAATACTTTAAAACAGTTCAATCTTCCTCTTCAGAAGATGCAACCACCACCAATACCGCTTTTGATATTAACACGATCTTACCGAAAACAAAAGATCTCAATACCCAAAATTACCTCAATGATAGTCTACTTAAATCGTTGGACAAAATTTTAGAACAATCGCACAATCAAAACGAAAAAATGCTCCAAAAAGCACAAAAATTGTTTGATCGTATTTTAAAGCAGCAACAGGGGTTTGATCTTTACATGTAA
- a CDS encoding MgtC/SapB family protein gives MDTLVFQNIIIAIVLGLLIGLQREMNLLYANRKKDFGGARTFALISLIGYLSAWLNASVPYVLIASVCVLGALLMGAYMLNRTPTENGMTTEFSALVVFFLGVLLAYEKITLAVFVAMSVLFILNLKEKIQTYEKVIKKQDLSAMILFLMMSFVILPLFPDEPLDPWGYFNLYKIWLMVVLVAGISFLGYIAVRLVGVKHGIGLAGLLGGIVSSTAVALSLARRSKENPSLSKNLAIGIGLACSIMLFRIYIELFIINAVLAHEILYPVLIASGVGYLYLGVLYMITAKETIIQETVFKNPFQLSEALILGLLFGVVIALVKFADTSFGELGVYIISFISGLTDTDAIALSLASLSQNGLNGTTALNAITLAIIANSLLKSLIVFLLGTRSIASYVAGYLVLTIGTFCGVYYAVL, from the coding sequence ATGGATACGCTTGTTTTTCAAAACATTATTATCGCTATTGTTCTTGGACTACTCATTGGTTTACAGCGTGAAATGAATCTTTTGTATGCCAACCGCAAGAAGGATTTTGGAGGAGCACGCACGTTTGCACTCATCTCGCTCATAGGGTATCTCTCTGCGTGGCTGAATGCGTCTGTTCCTTATGTCCTCATTGCTTCTGTCTGCGTTTTAGGGGCTCTGTTGATGGGTGCGTATATGCTCAATCGAACACCCACTGAAAATGGCATGACCACAGAATTTTCAGCACTGGTGGTTTTTTTCTTAGGGGTTCTGCTTGCTTATGAGAAAATAACGCTGGCTGTGTTTGTCGCCATGAGTGTCCTTTTTATCCTCAATCTTAAAGAGAAGATCCAAACCTATGAAAAAGTGATTAAGAAGCAAGATCTGAGCGCTATGATTCTTTTTTTAATGATGAGCTTTGTTATTTTGCCGCTTTTCCCCGATGAACCGCTTGATCCTTGGGGTTATTTCAATCTTTACAAAATTTGGCTGATGGTTGTTTTGGTTGCAGGCATCTCTTTTTTAGGTTATATCGCTGTACGTCTTGTGGGCGTCAAACATGGTATTGGTTTAGCAGGTTTACTAGGCGGTATTGTCTCTTCCACCGCTGTTGCTCTTAGTCTTGCAAGACGCTCAAAAGAGAATCCTTCCCTTTCCAAAAATCTAGCGATTGGTATAGGGCTTGCCTGCTCCATTATGCTTTTTCGTATTTACATAGAGCTTTTTATCATCAATGCCGTGTTAGCACACGAGATTTTATACCCTGTTTTGATCGCTTCTGGTGTTGGGTATCTCTATCTTGGCGTTCTCTATATGATCACTGCAAAAGAAACCATCATTCAAGAGACCGTGTTTAAAAATCCCTTTCAACTCTCTGAAGCACTTATTTTAGGACTTTTGTTTGGTGTTGTCATCGCTCTTGTCAAATTTGCAGATACCTCCTTTGGCGAATTAGGCGTTTATATTATCTCGTTTATTTCAGGCTTAACCGACACTGATGCCATAGCACTTTCACTTGCATCTTTGTCCCAAAATGGGCTCAATGGCACAACCGCGTTAAACGCCATCACACTTGCGATCATTGCGAATTCATTGCTTAAAAGTCTGATTGTTTTTCTATTGGGTACGAGGAGTATTGCCTCTTATGTTGCGGGCTATCTCGTGCTGACGATTGGTACATTTTGTGGTGTTTATTATGCAGTATTGTAG